The Xanthomonas sp. CFBP 8443 genome has a window encoding:
- a CDS encoding acyl-CoA dehydrogenase family protein: MAHQTAREGFYVDFSFTEEQLMIQDVARRIAQERIAPSAEHHDRTGEFPLENIRLLGENGLMGIEVPEEYGGAGMDPISYVLAMVEIAAGDAAHSTIMSVNNSLFCAGILKNGNEAQKQTYVRAIADGSQIGAFALTEPQSGSDATAMRCRAVRQDDGSFVINGKKSWITSGPVAKYIVLFAVTDPEQGSRGITAFVVDTDKPGFHRGKTEPKLGIRASATCEIEFQDYVASPDEVLGAPGEGFKIAMSVLDAGRIGIASQAIGIARAAYQATLDYVKERKAFGSPIGAFQMTQAKIADMKCKLDAALLLTLRAAWVKGQGQRFTTEASVAKLTASEAAMWITHQAVQIHGGMGYSKEMPLERYFRDAKITEIYEGTSEIQRLVIARNETGLR; encoded by the coding sequence ATGGCGCACCAGACAGCCCGGGAGGGGTTCTACGTGGATTTCAGCTTTACTGAAGAACAATTGATGATCCAGGACGTGGCGCGACGCATCGCCCAGGAGCGGATCGCCCCGAGCGCCGAGCATCACGACCGCACCGGCGAATTCCCGCTGGAGAACATCCGCCTGCTCGGCGAGAACGGGCTGATGGGCATCGAGGTGCCGGAGGAATACGGCGGCGCCGGCATGGACCCGATCTCCTACGTGTTGGCGATGGTCGAGATCGCCGCCGGCGACGCCGCCCATTCCACCATCATGTCGGTCAACAACTCGCTGTTCTGCGCCGGCATCCTGAAGAACGGCAACGAAGCGCAGAAGCAGACCTACGTGCGCGCGATCGCCGACGGCAGCCAGATCGGCGCGTTCGCGCTGACCGAACCGCAGTCCGGCTCCGACGCCACCGCAATGCGTTGCCGGGCGGTCCGCCAGGACGACGGCAGCTTCGTGATCAACGGCAAGAAGAGCTGGATCACCTCCGGCCCGGTCGCCAAGTACATCGTGCTGTTCGCGGTCACCGATCCGGAGCAGGGCTCGCGCGGCATCACCGCGTTCGTGGTGGACACCGACAAGCCCGGCTTCCACCGTGGCAAGACCGAGCCCAAGCTCGGCATCCGCGCCTCGGCGACCTGCGAGATCGAGTTCCAGGATTACGTGGCGTCCCCGGACGAGGTCCTGGGCGCGCCTGGCGAGGGTTTCAAGATCGCGATGAGCGTGCTCGACGCCGGCCGCATCGGCATCGCCTCGCAGGCCATCGGCATCGCCCGCGCCGCCTACCAGGCGACCCTGGACTACGTGAAGGAGCGCAAGGCGTTCGGCTCGCCGATCGGCGCGTTCCAGATGACCCAGGCCAAGATCGCCGACATGAAGTGCAAGCTCGACGCGGCGCTGCTGCTGACGCTGCGCGCGGCATGGGTGAAGGGGCAGGGCCAGCGCTTCACCACCGAGGCCTCGGTGGCCAAGCTGACCGCCTCGGAAGCGGCGATGTGGATCACCCACCAGGCGGTGCAGATCCACGGCGGCATGGGCTATTCGAAGGAAATGCCGCTGGAGCGCTACTTCCGCGATGCCAAGATCACGGAAATCTACGAAGGCACGTCTGAAATTCAGCGATTGGTGATTGCGCGGAATGAGACGGGGTTGCGGTGA
- a CDS encoding metalloregulator ArsR/SmtB family transcription factor: protein MDLEDWSTRLKVFADATRVRLLALLEQEELTVAELSAITRLAQPRVSTHLAKLKEAGLVRDRRAGVSAYYRFDEAQLDPAQRALWLALSTGSDDPLLRQDAERVAAVLANRAADQNWADSVAGDMERHYSPGRTWEALARTALPLLETGDVLDIASGDGVLAELVAPHARRYVCIDTSARVVAAASERLRRLGNVEVREGDMHALPFADASFDLVVMMHALTYAAKPAQAVAESARVLRPGGRLLLCSLARHEHKAAVQAYGHVNLGFASKELRKFVDKAGLDVSSLETVTREKRPPHFEVISLIAVKSAGPGTGDQGPGQAKTGAKT from the coding sequence ATGGATCTGGAGGACTGGTCGACCCGGCTCAAGGTGTTCGCCGATGCCACCCGCGTGCGCCTGCTGGCGCTGCTGGAGCAGGAAGAGTTGACCGTGGCCGAGCTGTCGGCGATCACCCGGCTGGCGCAGCCGCGCGTCTCCACCCACCTGGCCAAGCTCAAGGAAGCCGGGCTGGTGCGCGACCGCCGCGCCGGCGTGTCGGCCTACTACCGCTTCGACGAGGCGCAACTGGACCCGGCGCAGCGCGCGCTGTGGCTGGCGCTGAGCACCGGCAGCGACGACCCGCTGCTGCGCCAGGACGCCGAGCGCGTGGCCGCGGTGCTGGCCAACCGCGCCGCCGACCAGAACTGGGCCGATTCGGTGGCCGGCGACATGGAACGCCACTACTCGCCCGGGCGCACCTGGGAAGCGCTGGCGCGCACCGCGCTGCCGCTGCTGGAAACCGGCGACGTACTCGACATTGCTTCCGGGGACGGCGTGCTGGCCGAACTGGTCGCCCCGCATGCGCGCCGCTACGTGTGCATCGACACCAGCGCACGGGTGGTGGCCGCGGCCAGCGAACGCCTGCGCCGGCTGGGCAACGTGGAAGTGCGCGAAGGCGACATGCACGCGCTGCCGTTCGCCGACGCCAGCTTCGACCTGGTGGTGATGATGCATGCGCTGACCTACGCGGCCAAGCCGGCGCAGGCGGTAGCGGAATCGGCGCGGGTGCTGCGCCCCGGCGGGCGCCTGCTGCTGTGCAGCCTCGCCCGCCACGAACACAAGGCCGCGGTGCAGGCCTACGGCCACGTCAACCTGGGCTTCGCCTCCAAGGAGCTGCGCAAGTTCGTCGACAAGGCCGGCCTGGACGTGTCCAGCCTGGAAACCGTGACCCGCGAGAAGCGGCCGCCGCATTTCGAGGTGATTTCGTTGATCGCGGTGAAGTCGGCGGGACCGGGGACCGGGGACCAGGGACCCGGGCAGGCAAAAACAGGAGCAAAAACATGA
- a CDS encoding homocysteine S-methyltransferase family protein yields the protein MSTDIAAPVPGPRSPVPAPWLHPQRTQKLLQALSERILIIDGAMGTMIQRHDLQEADYRGERFAAGYDSAHVHGPGCDHAPQGHDLKGNNDLLLLSRPEVIAGIHRAYLDAGADLLETNTFNATSVSQADYHLEHLVYELNKAGARVARDCCDAVEALTPDKPRFVIGVLGPTSRTASISPDVNDPGFRNTSFDELRGTYREAVEGLIDGGADTLMVETIFDTLNAKAALYAIEEVFDARGGRLPVMISGTITDASGRTLSGQTAEAFYASVAHGRPLSVGLNCALGASDLRPHVETLARIADGYVSAHPNAGLPNAFGEYDETPEEMAATLKEFAESGLLNLVGGCCGTTPAHIQAIAEAVRGLRPRVPLAAQAQAA from the coding sequence ATGAGCACAGACATCGCTGCCCCGGTCCCCGGTCCCCGGTCCCCGGTCCCGGCCCCCTGGCTCCACCCCCAGCGCACGCAGAAACTCCTGCAGGCCCTGTCCGAACGCATCCTGATCATCGACGGTGCGATGGGTACCATGATCCAGCGCCACGACCTGCAGGAGGCCGACTACCGCGGCGAGCGCTTCGCCGCCGGCTACGACAGCGCGCACGTACACGGCCCCGGCTGCGACCACGCGCCGCAGGGCCACGACCTGAAGGGCAACAACGACCTGCTGCTGCTGTCGCGGCCAGAGGTGATCGCCGGCATCCACCGCGCCTACCTCGACGCCGGCGCCGACCTGCTGGAGACCAACACCTTCAACGCCACCTCGGTGAGCCAGGCCGACTACCACCTGGAGCACCTGGTCTACGAACTCAACAAGGCCGGCGCACGGGTCGCGCGCGACTGCTGCGACGCGGTCGAGGCGCTCACCCCGGACAAGCCGCGCTTCGTCATCGGCGTGCTCGGCCCGACCAGCCGCACCGCCTCGATCAGTCCCGACGTCAACGATCCGGGCTTCCGCAACACCAGCTTCGACGAATTGCGCGGCACCTACCGCGAGGCGGTCGAGGGCTTGATCGACGGCGGCGCCGACACGCTGATGGTGGAGACCATCTTCGACACGCTCAACGCCAAGGCGGCGCTGTACGCGATCGAGGAAGTGTTCGACGCGCGCGGCGGGCGCCTGCCGGTGATGATCTCCGGCACCATCACCGACGCCTCCGGGCGCACCCTGTCCGGGCAGACCGCCGAAGCGTTCTACGCCTCGGTCGCGCATGGCCGGCCGCTGTCGGTGGGGCTGAACTGCGCGCTCGGCGCCAGCGATCTGCGCCCGCACGTGGAGACCTTGGCGCGGATCGCCGACGGCTACGTCAGCGCGCATCCCAATGCCGGCCTGCCCAACGCCTTCGGCGAGTACGACGAGACCCCGGAGGAAATGGCCGCGACGCTGAAGGAGTTCGCCGAATCCGGGCTGCTGAACCTGGTCGGCGGCTGCTGCGGCACCACCCCGGCGCACATCCAGGCGATCGCCGAGGCGGTGCGCGGGCTGCGCCCGCGCGTGCCGCTGGCCGCGCAGGCACAGGCCGCCTGA